CGCCCCACACAGCCCGCCCTCATCTGAGGCAGCAGCGTCTCCTGGCGGCCAGACCTGGAACCGCAGCAGGAGCGACCCGGCTTCTAGAAGCAGACAAACTGCGTAACGCTCCCAAGATGTCACGTTTATTGCAGCTGAGCAGAGACAGGCTGTGCGGACCTCCCTCAACCCCTTccaacccccagcccctccccaaaCCCCAGCTGCAACTACGCCGCCGGTCCCTAGAGTGCTGCTTGACAGCGCGTGGCGGTGCCCGGAGCCTTAAGACACCGCGTCCAGCCTCTGGCGCCTTCAGTCATGGTAGGGGACTCCAGAGGGCACGCCCCCCTCTTGAAGTCCTAAGTCCGGTTTGGAGGCAGCGGAACCTCCAGAGAGGTCAGAGGTAGAGCGAGGACACTGTCGGAGGCGGTGGCGCTGGTCTGGAGTGCGGGAAGCCGAGAAAAAAGGGTCAGAGACCCCCTTCCCCCAGGTCACTCGCCCCGCCCACCCATCCCCAGGGCTCCTCCTACCTGGAGGGTAGCGCTAGGGGCGGGATTCCagctcctgggcctggcaggtcACCGGATGGGCACCGGCCCTGGGGGTCGGCAGGCAGTGGCTTCCTTGGGGGTGGGGGCTTGGCTGGCCCCTGAGActgagggagagaaggcaggaggcCGGCTTAGGTGGGGGGGGTGTCATGTTGCCCACCCCCAACGCACTGGTGCTGGGGAACACCAGCTTGGGGGCAGCACCATCGGTCACCCTTGTCTGCAAACAAACCTGTCACCATTAAAGGCACCACCTGGATATGTGCCCTCATGCACTGAGGGGGCATCTCGCCACCGCCACCACCGTCATGGCTACCAGCACCACAGCCCTAGATGGGGGGAGAGGCCGTGCCCTTCTCTCCCCCCACCATTACCTTCGGGCTTCTCACCATCGGGTCAGCGGGCAGAGGGCGGGTAGGGGGATTGGGTCGGTCAGCCAGCTCAGCCTGAACAGAGAGAGGGGCAGTGGCTGTGAGAGCATAACCAGGGGCTGTGGACATGCATAGAGATTCCCCAGAGGGGTTCAAGTCAACATGCAAAGTCAGCCAGGGGGCAGGAGAGAATGAGGGCATGCGCAGAGGGTTTGGAGGCATGCCAGCTGATGTCTCAGGGGAGGAAGGTGTAGGTCAACCGCGGAGTCCCTGGCCGACTGCAGTCCCGCCACTGACCACCAGATGGTGGTAgaaaccaaggcaggaggctcacccTTTGCTGCTTCTGGGGCTCAGAGTGTCTGAAGGCTGAGGGGCACCCCGATCACCTAATGAAGAGCACCACTGGCAGGGAGCAGGGATGAGAACTGCAGTTGGGTACCAAGcctcccacctgccttggctcaGGGCGGGCCCTGGCCCAGATTTACCTGGAGTCTCTTGGGCACAGGGTCAGGCGGCAGCGGCCTGGAAGGGGGGGCCGGGAAGCCGAGAGCACTAGCCTGCTGAGAGGGCAGGAGGGGCAGATGGGCACagagggggaagaggaagcagagagacAGAGTGGGCAGAGAAGGGTCAGTGCCCAGGGAGGGCTGGCAGGGGCCGAGGGCAGTGGGTGCTGTGCATGCAGTTACGCAGGTGCATGCAGGTGGGGAGCAAGTGGGGAGGAGGTGTGCACACACTCCCATCATCCAAGCAGAGGGCTTAGGGCGGGGGTGCTCACCAGCCCTTCTAACATGGTGACCTGGGCCCACGGAAGGCCATTCTGAGCACCACTGCCCTTGTGCCCTCCTGGGGTCACTGCTGGGGGCATGGATAGACCCACCTCTCAAAGCCACCTCTTGGCCAGTGGATGGAGCCCAGCAGCCCCTGCTCCAGCTGGCTGCCCTCCCCACTCTTCTGGACTCAGCTTCTCTGCCTGTAgccaggggaggggaaggcagggcagggcagggctggcccTGACTCCTTCGACTGACTCTTGGGCAGTGCTAGCCTTTCTCTGAGTCTGGAGCCTTTAATGTGCACCCCCCAGGGTCCAAGCTGGATGCCCAGCCAAGGTGGAGTCCCCTTCCTCTGGCATCTGGGACTCACCTTAGTGCCTCGTGCCAGCAGGGCCCTCTGCGGAGGTCCTGGCCGTTCAGGGGGACCAGACTGGGCTGCCCTATGCATGAGGAAAGGCAAGAAGGGAGAGGGCCCAGCCTCAGACCCTGTTCTCTACCTTATGCCATCCTTGAGTGGGGTTAACCCTTTCTTTGCAGGCACTTATGTGTGGTATAGGGAAAACTGTGGTGGGGCCTGTGGGGGCGTTATTTATTAGCTTGAGGGAAGACCCCACTTATCCAGCACAGGAGCTCCTGGGGAGAAATGGCCCTAGCACTCCAGCCACCCCACAGGGGCACAGCTGTGAGGTAAAAAGCTGTGGGTGCATATAGGGAAGGGAGGTGTGGGGTATGGCAGTCAGCAAGTTTAAGGTCCAAGGGGCTTAGGGCTCAGAACCAGGTTGCAGGGGCTGCAGAGGTGAGGCAGCCTTCAGCACTGTCCCCAGTTAAAGGAAGTGGTAGCAGGGAGGTGATGCTCATACCTGTACTGGCAAGTGGGTCCCTTGAGCTGGCAGAGTCGCTGGTGCAGGCGGGCACGGTACCAGTAGCTGGCACCAAGCATCACCAGGACCAATAacaccaggaggctgaggagcagCCCTGTGGTCAGGGAGCTGGTTGCTGTGGGCGGAAGTCAGGTTTAAAGGAGGGCAGGGCTAAGAACTCTAGAGCCATGAAGGCGCAGGGGGCAGGGAGTGAAGTCAAGCGATCAGGGAGAGTGAAGGGGTCAAGGGGCAGACTCACGGAACCAGCAGCAAAGGGGGGTCAGAAAGAGAGGGCCGAGGGGGAAAGATAAAGCATGAACCACTTTGCCCTCCCAGCTGCCCCTGTCCCCCAACCCCATGCCACCTTTGAGCTGAGTGGTGCAGTCAGGGGGTGCCCAGCCCTCCTCACAGTAGCAGTGCCTGTTGCTGTCACAGACCTAGGAGGTATAAGGTGAGCAATGAGGAATGCTGCACTCTGGAACTATTTCCTTGTCTCTAGCTTTTCAAGATCTCACATTTCTACAACTGGGGGTTGTGCTGGGTGTGATGTGTAGAGAGAGCCTGGAGGGTCTTTATCCACACCAGAGCAAATTAGATCAAActaacacttactgagcaccttctgtgtgctgggcactgtggtacATGCTtgctttctttgtgtttgttttgttttgttttattttattttagacagcaagtaagatggagtctcactctgttgcccaggctggagtgcagtggtacaattatggctcactgcagccccgaactcctgggctgaagcaatcctcctgccttggcctcccaagtagctgggagcacaggtgtgcaccagcaggcctaatttttaaatttttccttgatagagacgaggtctcactatgttgaccaggctggttttgaactcctggcctcaagtgatcctcctgccttggcctcccaaagtactgtgatttggctgggtgcagtggctcacccctgtaatcccagcactttgggaggccaaggcgggtggatcacttgaggtcagaagttcgagattagcctggccaacatggtgaaacccatctctattgaaaataaaaaaattagctgggcgtggtggcgggtgcctgtaatcccagctaggaggctgaggcaggagaaacaattgagcctgggaggcggaggttgcagtgagccgagttcgcgccagtgcactccagcctaggcaacagagcaagactctgtctcaaaacaaaacaaacaaacaaacaaacaaaactgtgattataggcgtgagccaccgtgcccagcctgtgctAGATGCTTTCATACTCACCTCATGTGCCTTGGATGGGGATACTGTTATTATAGCCATTTGataggtggggaaactgagctCAGCAAAGTTAGTAACCAGCCTGAGGTCACACAACTAGGAAGTAGTAGAGCAAGGATTAGAACCCAGATATGTCTGTTTCCAAAGCCCAGCATCCTTTTCCTCTCTAGAGGCTCTCTGCTCCCCTTCCACTTCACCCATCCCAGCTCACCCCATGTCCATGGCATTTGCTTCGACATTCCTGTGCCCCCAGGAGATCCACACGCTGGCATCGATGGTCTATGCACACCTGACCCAGGGAGAGAAAATCCTGGATCAGATTCCCACAGAGTTTTAATGGGACTGGGAGGCCAACAAGGTTGAGGTCACACCCTGCGTTTACATATGGGGAAACCAGCGCGTAGTGGGTTGATAGGCTTTGCTCCATCTGAAGTAAGAAACTGACTTCCCTTGGAGTCCCTGCCTTTGACATTGGTGAACGGTGAAGTCTGGGCACTTCACTGTGgtccaaatgtcccttctcataCCTGGTCTTGCCCACCCAGGTTGCTCACCAGGCCAGGGCCACAGGCTGTGCCAGGCAGAGTCAGGAGGGGCTGGGCCACATCACTGCCCAGGTCCAGGTGCACCCAGCTGCAGTTCAGCTCAGTCCCATTCACATCTATTGTCTCCCAGAGTAGATCCTGGATGGACCCCAGCAGAGGCTGGGTCCTACCTGTCTGGCACTGGAGTTGCCCGCAAATGGCATCtctgggggaagggggaagggaacaCAGGTTAGTAGAAGCAGGGCCAAGACTCCCAGAAACCCAAAGGAGGAGCCAGGTTTCCTCACTTACCTAGGGGTACAGGACACGTAGCCGCCACTGGGGTTGCGCCCACAGCTCCCAAAGGCATTTCCCCGAGTATTGGCTGTCTGGAGGCAAAGTGGCGCAGCGGGCTGGGCTCCAGGTCCCCAAAGTGACTGGCACTGCTGGGCATAGGAGGCACAACGCCCATGCATGCACACAGCTTGCCCACCAGCGCAGGGCTCGCCGTCCCCTAGGCTGATATCAGGGGGACACTGGGAGCTGTCTCCTGGGCAGAATTCAGGCAAGTCACAATCCCCTCTGGTAGGACGACACTGCCAGCCAGACGGGCGTAGCTGTCGAGGGTGGATGAGCATCAGTGTGGGCACTGGGCAAATCCAGCTAGGGGGTCAGAATGACCCTTTCCACCTTGGCCCCGGCAGGTGAGCTCTGGGTGGCCAGTCTAGTCTCTACCCACCTGGCAATTTTGACAACAGGGTCCGTCGGATGCACACTGTGCCCCTGGCCTCAGCTGGCAGGTTGAGGAATCACAGCAGGGATCGGTGCAGTCCTGTGGGCAGGAGCACGGGGGCCAGGCATCAGAGCAGGTGGGGCCTGTGAGCCTCCCTCcaatccctcctcctcccacaggCCAAGACCAGAAGGACGCCCAGAACTACACAGCAAGCAAGGGCTAGAGACGAACAACCCATGTGCTGTCCCCACAGACATGGCAAGTAGGAGAGGGGTGGGAAGTCCCTTCAGAACCCAAGAGGAGCTCAGGAGGCTAGGAGAGGGCTAATGACCAGGGTGAAGGCACAGAAGTGAGTGGGGCGAGGCTTTGGGAAAGGGGCTCACATCTGGGAAGCCACAGTCACACTGCTCGCCCGGCTCCACAAACATATTTCCACAGAAAGCAGCCATAGGAGGCAGGTTAGGCAGCCGTTCAAAGAGGCAGCTGCCCATTCCATCCAGGAGGGCTTTCTCCAGGGCCTGTCGGCTGCAGTTGCTGAAGTTCAGGCCTGGCAGGAAGCTGGGGAGGGTGGCAAGGAAGGTTGGGGCTGGGGGCCTCTCCCTGCCCCTTGCCCCACCGCCTCTCTCCATCCTGCAGCTACTCACTCTGTGGAGGCCTCCATGATGCAGGTCTTGGCTGGGGCTGGACCTGGACAGGGGCAGCTATTCCCAGGCAAATCATGGTCCAGGCCCAGGCTGTGGCCCAACTCATGGGCTATGGAGGAGGCGACTCCCAGGATGCTGGTGGAGTGGTCCTGTCGTTGGGGAGGGGTACCGCAGGTCCAGTCCCAGCCTGCCTCCACCACAATGCCCAGACCACCCTCTCTGCTTCTGTTCCCTCCATGTCTGACCTCACGGGCACTCAGCAGGCACTGCTTCCCTCCTGAATTGCTTCTAAAGTAGCAGAACCCAGGCCTGGATGGCAGAAACCTGGGCTCTAGCTCAGCTCTGTCCCCCTCCCTCACTGTGGGCCCTTGGAGATCACCTCTGTTCtttgggcctcagctgcctcctaCCCTCCTCCAAGAAATGGGAAGACTGCACAGGGGATGACTGTGTACACTGTGACGAGCTGACCACAAGCGAGGGCTCCCGGACTGCAAAGGCCACATCACGCATCTCCACCCTGTATACCCATAGCTTTGGGGTTGGGCAACTTTGTAGGGGGATTTCAGTGAATAAATGCCTCCACACTTGGGAGGAACTGAATTGGGAATGAGGAGGAGACCTGGAAATAACTCACCATGTTCACACCTCCTGAGAAGTCAGGAGAACAGATGGAGTTCTGAATGGCCATGCCCACCATAGGCCCAGAGAATGAAGTACCACTGTGGGACAGAGAGGCCAAAGTTCAGGGCCAGAAGCCACGGTGGTCAGAGCTTCAGGGGCTGAGGTAAGTGCTGAAGGGGTGTGAATTTGGCCAGGACAGGACTGGCCTCTCTGGCTGGGTCTGGGCCTTACGTCACCAGCTGGGCACTGTCGTGAGGCAATCGAGGCAGCAAATGTGCCCTGCGCCAGTGGAGGAAGTTTTCGAGGGTGACAGCCGGGTTTGGGCTGATCTCCACCAGGTCACGCTGGGTCCAGGCCTCCAGGCCCACTAGTGCCACTCGTACATTCAGAGGCCGGAAGAACTGAAAGAGAGTTGGGGCTCAGAAGAGGGGCTGTTATGGTcaggggcctggggtgggggctgccctGTCCAGCACTCACTGTGTCCAGCAAGAGGGCCACTTCCAGTGTGCGGTTCAGCAGGTGCTGGAAGTCCTGGTATTTCTGGACCTGTAGGCCAAGAGAGGTGACATGAAAGGCGGCAGGGCAGTGTGGGGGGAGGAGGATGCGCAGGGGCCAGCCGGCTCACCTCCGAGTGATCAGCCACAATCACCAGCTCCACAGTCTTGGTCTCTGTTACCACATCCCGCCTCCACTATGGACAAAAAGAAGTATCAGGCAAACCTGTCGCTCGCAGCCAACAGCTGTGCAGGGCTGACCAAGAGGCAGCCACTCCTACTCTGTGGGTGAAACAGGAGGGTGAagagcccattttacagatgagccaCTGAGGGCCAGAGGGCCCAGGAACTTGCCAAGGAGGACCAGGAAGTAGATAATGAAGGTCGGAGTAGACCCCTGCTTTTCTGGCTCCAAACTCAGtggttttttttcaaatttttaaaaaataataatttagcccggcacggtggctcatgcctgtaatcccagcactttgggaggctgaggtgggcggatcacgaggtcaggagatcgagaccatcctggctagcatggtgaaaccctgtctgtactaaaaaatacaaaaaattagccgggcgtagtagcgggcgcctgtagtcccagctactcgggaggctgaggcaggagaatagcgtgaacctgggaggcggagcttgcagtgagccgagatcaagccactgcacgccagcctgggtgacagagcgagactccatctcaaataataataataataataataatttgaaaaaatccCAATATCAACTCTTGTCACTTACCATATGCCTGGCACAGTTTTAAGCACTTCACATCtatattgactcatttaatcttcccagcAACTCTCTGCAGCAAGTagttttattatcttcattttacagattaggaaattgGGTTTATATTGCTTTAGCACTGGTAACTATGTATTATCTATAACCAAGTGAGAGCTCTCTGCAAAAGGGATCATAAGACAGATGAAGCGTTTGAGCCAAATACAACTAATATGGATAGGCCATTTATTAGTTGTATGGCCTCGGGCAAACCACCTAACCTGTCTCagctagattttattttattttattttatattttatatattttattttattttattttattttattttttgagatgaggtctcactctgtcacccaggctggtgtgtagtggctcgatttcgactcactgcaacctccgccttctgggctcaGACGATTCTTCCACTTgggcctcctgagtggctggaactacaggcacatgccaccatgcctggacactTTTTGTAaggtttcttcattttaaaatagagcTATTGATAGCACCTACCTCCTAGGTATGGGAGGAGTACACGAGCTAATGTTCACAAAGTTCCCAACATGTGGAAAGTGCTCCATTCGCAGGAGCTGTTGTTACTGTGAACACATAGCTCTGAGTGTCTGGGGGTCAGCGCTCAGGACAAGCGAAGCCCACTCCCCTGCCATTCATCCTCACCCGGCGAATGTGGCGCTGTCCCAGGGGGTGCTCTGGTGGAGTCTGAGTGTGTACAGGTTCCCGCCAGCTCAGGACACAGGTGTGGCCTGGCAGGTGGAGATCTTGGATTCGGGAAATAATGGGAGGACCCTGAACGTCCCCAGGCCCCTGCTCCAGCGTATAGCTTCTCTCTGGGGACAGGACCACCAAGcctctaagaaaaaagaaaggaagttagAAAACATTACAGCTCCATGCCTGGGTCTCCTTACTTTCTCTACTGTCATCAAATCCGCCCAGTATACCTGAGCCCAGAGCAGGTGCAGACGGACACCCAGGAGGCTGCATATCCCTGCACTCTTCCCTGGTAGCAGCAGTTCTCCTGCGGCACAGGAACAACATTAGTGTTGTCTCAGAGAGCAGACCAGGACTGGAACCGAGGAGTCTAGCTTGACAGTAAAAATAGGCAGCGTCTTCTCATCTTCCAGTTAcccccttcctctttcccctagGCCAAAAACGGCACAAGAGGCCCTGACTCACCAGAGTGTGTCCCTCACTGACCACCCGAGTGCCATCGGGCTGGTACCACACCAGGGTTGGGCGGCCTGGGACCAACTCCCTGTGGAGTGAAGGAAAAGAACGCAGTGCTCAAGCCACTTCCCAGGTCGTGCATTGACAAGCAGAGGCCTGAAGGTGGTGGTGGGGCTGGGGACCAGGGACCACCCCCCAGCCAACTTTTCCACTCCCTGACACCAGGTCAGCAAAGTATACTGGGTGGGCCACTGACTCTGTTTATTTGAATTCCAATCTGGTTTTCACcacatactagctgtgtgacctggggcaagttatttaatctctctgtgccttgacTTCCTCATGTATTAAATAAGGACAATAATACATGATAGTATCTCCCTtacagggttgttatgaggattaaatgagcacAAGCACTtagcacctggcacataataaatgctatACAAGTTGTTGGCCATGTGGTCACTGTTGTTGCCACCATCACTATTACCTATTCTGTAGCAGCTCCAGGATATGACTGTCACCGTCCAGCTCCAACTTGATCCTCAGGGGCTCAGGCAGACTGGTCTGTGGGCACCAGAGGGCAGGTCACCTCCCTAGACCTGCCCACAACTCCCAGCCTCTCTAACCAGAAAACCTAAGGCCCTCAGAAGAGCACCAGCGATTAGATCACTGGTGGGGGGATCCCAGGGGAAGGGCCAGGAAGCCCTGCCTGGCCTGCGCCATTGTTCTGGGGGGTTGTGTGGGGAGGTCAAGGAAGGTATCTGAGCCGCCCCTTCTCGGCTTCCTGCCCAGAGAGGAAGCACCGTGTAGGACCCAGCACAAGCCCCAGCCCTTCCTCTGACTCAGCTTTATAATGGGGTTGGGGGGTGGTTTGGTAAGGTCCTGACTCTTTCCAAATCCCCCCACTGAAAAAACCGACAACATGAGATGAAGAAAGCAAGTTTGGCTTCACAATTTCCCCAGTGGAGATGGATGGGttgggtggggctgaggcagacagatgtgcatgcagagggagagggagataaGTGAAGCCAGGTGCTGGGGTGTGGTGGGAGAGGCAGCTGGGCCTGGGATAGACCCACTACAGCAAGCTCTACCCACCAGCTCCTCAGCCAAGCTTTGGCCTTGAGACACCTGACTATGCAGGGG
This region of Macaca fascicularis isolate 582-1 chromosome 1, T2T-MFA8v1.1 genomic DNA includes:
- the ADAM15 gene encoding disintegrin and metalloproteinase domain-containing protein 15 isoform X38, with the protein product MSEKAPRGPLEPQVLQDDLPISLKKTSLPEPLRIKLELDGDSHILELLQNRELVPGRPTLVWYQPDGTRVVSEGHTLENCCYQGRVQGYAASWVSVCTCSGLRGLVVLSPERSYTLEQGPGDVQGPPIISRIQDLHLPGHTCVLSWREPVHTQTPPEHPLGQRHIRRWRRDVVTETKTVELVIVADHSEVQKYQDFQHLLNRTLEVALLLDTFFRPLNVRVALVGLEAWTQRDLVEISPNPAVTLENFLHWRRAHLLPRLPHDSAQLVTGTSFSGPMVGMAIQNSICSPDFSGGVNMDHSTSILGVASSIAHELGHSLGLDHDLPGNSCPCPGPAPAKTCIMEASTDFLPGLNFSNCSRQALEKALLDGMGSCLFERLPNLPPMAAFCGNMFVEPGEQCDCGFPDDCTDPCCDSSTCQLRPGAQCASDGPCCQNCQLRPSGWQCRPTRGDCDLPEFCPGDSSQCPPDISLGDGEPCAGGQAVCMHGRCASYAQQCQSLWGPGAQPAAPLCLQTANTRGNAFGSCGRNPSGGYVSCTPRDAICGQLQCQTGRTQPLLGSIQDLLWETIDVNGTELNCSWVHLDLGSDVAQPLLTLPGTACGPGLVCIDHRCQRVDLLGAQECRSKCHGHGVCDSNRHCYCEEGWAPPDCTTQLKATSSLTTGLLLSLLVLLVLVMLGASYWYRARLHQRLCQLKGPTCQYRAAQSGPPERPGPPQRALLARGTKASALGFPAPPSRPLPPDPVPKRLQAELADRPNPPTRPLPADPMVRSPKSQGPAKPPPPRKPLPADPQGRCPSGDLPGPGAGIPPLALPSRPAPPPPTVSSLYL
- the ADAM15 gene encoding disintegrin and metalloproteinase domain-containing protein 15 isoform X21 is translated as MRLALLWALGLLGAGSPLPSWPLPNIVLSSGVLGPAGGTEEQQAMSEKAPRGPLEPQVLQDDLPISLKKVLQTSLPEPLRIKLELDGDSHILELLQNRELVPGRPTLVWYQPDGTRVVSEGHTLENCCYQGRVQGYAASWVSVCTCSGLRGLVVLSPERSYTLEQGPGDVQGPPIISRIQDLHLPGHTCVLSWREPVHTQTPPEHPLGQRHIRRWRRDVVTETKTVELVIVADHSEVQKYQDFQHLLNRTLEVALLLDTFFRPLNVRVALVGLEAWTQRDLVEISPNPAVTLENFLHWRRAHLLPRLPHDSAQLVTGTSFSGPMVGMAIQNSICSPDFSGGVNMDHSTSILGVASSIAHELGHSLGLDHDLPGNSCPCPGPAPAKTCIMEASTDFLPGLNFSNCSRQALEKALLDGMGSCLFERLPNLPPMAAFCGNMFVEPGEQCDCGFPDDCTDPCCDSSTCQLRPGAQCASDGPCCQNCQLRPSGWQCRPTRGDCDLPEFCPGDSSQCPPDISLGDGEPCAGGQAVCMHGRCASYAQQCQSLWGPGAQPAAPLCLQTANTRGNAFGSCGRNPSGGYVSCTPRDAICGQLQCQTGRTQPLLGSIQDLLWETIDVNGTELNCSWVHLDLGSDVAQPLLTLPGTACGPGLVCIDHRCQRVDLLGAQECRSKCHGHGVCDSNRHCYCEEGWAPPDCTTQLKATSSLTTGLLLSLLVLLVLVMLGASYWYRARLHQRLCQLKGPTCQYRAAQSGPPERPGPPQRALLARGTKQASALGFPAPPSRPLPPDPVPKRLQSQGPAKPPPPRKPLPADPQGRCPSGDLPGPGAGIPPLALPSRPAPPPPTVSSLYL
- the ADAM15 gene encoding disintegrin and metalloproteinase domain-containing protein 15 isoform X30; the protein is MRLALLWALGLLGAGSPLPSWPLPNIVLSSGVLGPAGGTEEQQAMSEKAPRGPLEPQVLQDDLPISLKKTSLPEPLRIKLELDGDSHILELLQNRELVPGRPTLVWYQPDGTRVVSEGHTLENCCYQGRVQGYAASWVSVCTCSGLRGLVVLSPERSYTLEQGPGDVQGPPIISRIQDLHLPGHTCVLSWREPVHTQTPPEHPLGQRHIRRWRRDVVTETKTVELVIVADHSEVQKYQDFQHLLNRTLEVALLLDTFFRPLNVRVALVGLEAWTQRDLVEISPNPAVTLENFLHWRRAHLLPRLPHDSAQLVTGTSFSGPMVGMAIQNSICSPDFSGGVNMDHSTSILGVASSIAHELGHSLGLDHDLPGNSCPCPGPAPAKTCIMEASTDFLPGLNFSNCSRQALEKALLDGMGSCLFERLPNLPPMAAFCGNMFVEPGEQCDCGFPDDCTDPCCDSSTCQLRPGAQCASDGPCCQNCQLRPSGWQCRPTRGDCDLPEFCPGDSSQCPPDISLGDGEPCAGGQAVCMHGRCASYAQQCQSLWGPGAQPAAPLCLQTANTRGNAFGSCGRNPSGGYVSCTPRDAICGQLQCQTGRTQPLLGSIQDLLWETIDVNGTELNCSWVHLDLGSDVAQPLLTLPGTACGPGLVCIDHRCQRVDLLGAQECRSKCHGHGVCDSNRHCYCEEGWAPPDCTTQLKATSSLTTGLLLSLLVLLVLVMLGASYWYRARLHQRLCQLKGPTCQYRAAQSGPPERPGPPQRALLARGTKSQGPAKPPPPRKPLPADPQGRCPSGDLPGPGAGIPPLALPSRPAPPPPTVSSLYL
- the ADAM15 gene encoding disintegrin and metalloproteinase domain-containing protein 15 isoform X5; this encodes MRLALLWALGLLGAGSPLPSWPLPNIGGTEEQQAMSEKAPRGPLEPQVLQDDLPISLKKVLQTSLPEPLRIKLELDGDSHILELLQNRELVPGRPTLVWYQPDGTRVVSEGHTLENCCYQGRVQGYAASWVSVCTCSGLRGLVVLSPERSYTLEQGPGDVQGPPIISRIQDLHLPGHTCVLSWREPVHTQTPPEHPLGQRHIRRWRRDVVTETKTVELVIVADHSEVQKYQDFQHLLNRTLEVALLLDTFFRPLNVRVALVGLEAWTQRDLVEISPNPAVTLENFLHWRRAHLLPRLPHDSAQLVTGTSFSGPMVGMAIQNSICSPDFSGGVNMDHSTSILGVASSIAHELGHSLGLDHDLPGNSCPCPGPAPAKTCIMEASTDFLPGLNFSNCSRQALEKALLDGMGSCLFERLPNLPPMAAFCGNMFVEPGEQCDCGFPDDCTDPCCDSSTCQLRPGAQCASDGPCCQNCQLRPSGWQCRPTRGDCDLPEFCPGDSSQCPPDISLGDGEPCAGGQAVCMHGRCASYAQQCQSLWGPGAQPAAPLCLQTANTRGNAFGSCGRNPSGGYVSCTPRDAICGQLQCQTGRTQPLLGSIQDLLWETIDVNGTELNCSWVHLDLGSDVAQPLLTLPGTACGPGLVCIDHRCQRVDLLGAQECRSKCHGHGLCDLRLVTNFAELSFPTYQMAIITVSPSKAHEVCDSNRHCYCEEGWAPPDCTTQLKATSSLTTGLLLSLLVLLVLVMLGASYWYRARLHQRLCQLKGPTCQYRAAQSGPPERPGPPQRALLARGTKQASALGFPAPPSRPLPPDPVPKRLQAELADRPNPPTRPLPADPMVRSPKSQGPAKPPPPRKPLPADPQGRCPSGDLPGPGAGIPPLALPSRPAPPPPTVSSLYL
- the ADAM15 gene encoding disintegrin and metalloproteinase domain-containing protein 15 isoform X16, producing MRLALLWALGLLGAGSPLPSWPLPNIGGTEEQQAMSEKAPRGPLEPQVLQDDLPISLKKVLQTSLPEPLRIKLELDGDSHILELLQNRELVPGRPTLVWYQPDGTRVVSEGHTLENCCYQGRVQGYAASWVSVCTCSGLRGLVVLSPERSYTLEQGPGDVQGPPIISRIQDLHLPGHTCVLSWREPVHTQTPPEHPLGQRHIRRWRRDVVTETKTVELVIVADHSEVQKYQDFQHLLNRTLEVALLLDTFFRPLNVRVALVGLEAWTQRDLVEISPNPAVTLENFLHWRRAHLLPRLPHDSAQLVTGTSFSGPMVGMAIQNSICSPDFSGGVNMDHSTSILGVASSIAHELGHSLGLDHDLPGNSCPCPGPAPAKTCIMEASTDFLPGLNFSNCSRQALEKALLDGMGSCLFERLPNLPPMAAFCGNMFVEPGEQCDCGFPDDCTDPCCDSSTCQLRPGAQCASDGPCCQNCQLRPSGWQCRPTRGDCDLPEFCPGDSSQCPPDISLGDGEPCAGGQAVCMHGRCASYAQQCQSLWGPGAQPAAPLCLQTANTRGNAFGSCGRNPSGGYVSCTPRDAICGQLQCQTGRTQPLLGSIQDLLWETIDVNGTELNCSWVHLDLGSDVAQPLLTLPGTACGPGLVCIDHRCQRVDLLGAQECRSKCHGHGVCDSNRHCYCEEGWAPPDCTTQLKATSSLTTGLLLSLLVLLVLVMLGASYWYRARLHQRLCQLKGPTCQYRAAQSGPPERPGPPQRALLARGTKQASALGFPAPPSRPLPPDPVPKRLQAELADRPNPPTRPLPADPMVRSPKSQGPAKPPPPRKPLPADPQGRCPSGDLPGPGAGIPPLALPSRPAPPPPTVSSLYL
- the ADAM15 gene encoding disintegrin and metalloproteinase domain-containing protein 15 isoform X24, with the protein product MRLALLWALGLLGAGSPLPSWPLPNIVLSSGVLGPAGGTEEQQAMSEKAPRGPLEPQVLQDDLPISLKKTSLPEPLRIKLELDGDSHILELLQNRELVPGRPTLVWYQPDGTRVVSEGHTLENCCYQGRVQGYAASWVSVCTCSGLRGLVVLSPERSYTLEQGPGDVQGPPIISRIQDLHLPGHTCVLSWREPVHTQTPPEHPLGQRHIRRWRRDVVTETKTVELVIVADHSEVQKYQDFQHLLNRTLEVALLLDTFFRPLNVRVALVGLEAWTQRDLVEISPNPAVTLENFLHWRRAHLLPRLPHDSAQLVTGTSFSGPMVGMAIQNSICSPDFSGGVNMDHSTSILGVASSIAHELGHSLGLDHDLPGNSCPCPGPAPAKTCIMEASTDFLPGLNFSNCSRQALEKALLDGMGSCLFERLPNLPPMAAFCGNMFVEPGEQCDCGFPDDCTDPCCDSSTCQLRPGAQCASDGPCCQNCQLRPSGWQCRPTRGDCDLPEFCPGDSSQCPPDISLGDGEPCAGGQAVCMHGRCASYAQQCQSLWGPGAQPAAPLCLQTANTRGNAFGSCGRNPSGGYVSCTPRDAICGQLQCQTGRTQPLLGSIQDLLWETIDVNGTELNCSWVHLDLGSDVAQPLLTLPGTACGPGLVCIDHRCQRVDLLGAQECRSKCHGHGVCDSNRHCYCEEGWAPPDCTTQLKATSSLTTGLLLSLLVLLVLVMLGASYWYRARLHQRLCQLKGPTCQYRAAQSGPPERPGPPQRALLARGTKASALGFPAPPSRPLPPDPVPKRLQSQGPAKPPPPRKPLPADPQGRCPSGDLPGPGAGIPPLALPSRPAPPPPTVSSLYL